The Candidatus Limnocylindrales bacterium DNA segment GCGATGCGCCGCCACCCGTACCGGATCGCGAAACACGAAAGACAGCACGTACCCGGCGGCGAATCCGCCGACATGCGCCCAGAATGCGACGCCGCCGCCTTCGGCCTGGAGCGTCGGAATGCCTCCGAGAACCTGCAGCAGGAACCAATACCCGAGCACGACGAGCGCCGGCACTGCTGCACGCGTCACGAAGAATCCCAGGAAGATCAGCATCTGCACGCGCGCACGCGGATACAGCGATGCATAGGCGCCCATGACGCCGCCGATCGCTCCGGAGGCTCCCACCATCGGAATCGGGCTTGCCGGATTCGAGATGGTCTGCGCGAGCGCAGCGGCCAGGCCGCACAGCAGATAGAACGCGATGAAGCGCGCGCTACCCATCGAATCCTCGACGTTGTTGCCGAAGATCCACAGGAACCACATGTTGCCGAGCAGATGGAACCAGCCGCCGTGAAGGAACATCGAAAGGATCGGCGACAGCCAGTTGGCCGACGCATGGTTCACTTCACAGACCGAGCCTGCGCTCACCTGGATCTGCAGGCCATCGGGGGCGAGACCGAGCAGCTCGCCGGGAATCAGGCCGAGACTGCACACCGACCGCGTCAGCAGCGGCTCGGAGCCGGCACCCTGAAGCGCGAACCACGCGAGGATGTTGGCCACGACCAGGGTCACGGTCATGACCGGGGTAGAGAACGTCGGGTTGTCGTCGCGAAGCGGAAACATCGGGCTCGGCCGCGCGCATGCTAGCCGCGACGTCGCGCCAACGCTCGCGACAGAGCGCGGCCCTACACCCCCGACGGACTCGAAGGCTGCGCACACAGCGCAGCGTTCAGCTCAGAAAACCGGACCGAGTGTTCCTGCCAGCCATGCGCCGGGGCTGCCCAGCGTGCGCTGACCACCGCCGCCGATCGCGGCTGCGGTTCCGGTGCAGAGATTCAAATTTCCGCCGCTGACGGCGGATGCGCCGCCGTTGCACACGTTGTGGGTCCCGGCCGAGATGCTGCAGCTGCGCCCGAGCGTGCGGTTGTTCTCGCCGGCCAGCACCACAGAGGTTTCTCCGTCGGCCTGGTTGTTCTGCCCGCCGACGACGACCGCGCCGTTGCCGTCGGTGCTGTTGCCGGTTCCGCCGAGCACGGATGCCGTGTTGCCGGTGATCTCGTTGTCTTCGCCGGCGACGATGCCGCCGTAGGTCGGATAGCTGTGGTCTCTTCCGATCACGAGGTTGTGCGAGCCCGTCTTCTTGTCGTTACCGTTGGATTCATCGTAGCCGATGATCACATTGCCGGTTCCGTTGATGTCGCCGTCGGTTGCGCCTTCGCCGCTGACGACCTGGAAGTTCATGCCTGTCAGCATGAGGTTGTTGCCCACGATCGTCACATGGGCGAGCAGCGCTTCGACCGCGGCCAGGCGCGTCTCGAGCTGCGCGCACTGGTCGGTACAGACGAGCTCGACCGGTTGTCCGACCGCAGCTTTCAGGACCCGCTGCGCATCGCTCGTCGTGATCTTGTCGTCCGCATTGACGTCGCCGCAGACCTGCGCGAACGCCGGCGTGACGAAGGCGCCGCATACGAGCGCAGCCGCCAGCGTGACACGCCGTGCCACAGCGGCCGGCCGCTGCATGGACCGGGCGGGCACTGGTACTGCCGGACTGGTCGGGAACTGGCGCTCGAAACGATTTGTGCTTGCCGGTCTGCTCACCGTGATGTCTCCGTAACCGTCTTTGCGGGAAATGATTTCCGAGCGGCCATCATAGTAACGGGCCGCGTATGCTGTCCAGCTTGTTCGCCTCCGCATACCCACAATCCGGCGAACTGCTGGTCCCGGTCGGTCATTCCGCCCGGCAGACGAGCCCCTTCAAGTATGCGCCTTCGGGAAATGCGAGCAGCACCGGATGATCGGACGCCTGCGCGAGCTTCTCGACGATCACGACGTTCCTGCGCGCGTCCACCGCCGAATCGGCCACGATCTTCTGGAAGAGCTCGTTCGTCATCTGGCCGGAGCACGAGAACGTCAGCAGGATTCCGCCCGGCCTCAGCAGTTTCAGGGCCAGCAGGTTGATGTCCTTGTAGCCGCGCGCGGCCTTGTCGAGATGCGCCCTGGCATCGGCGAATTTGGGCGGATCGAGCACGATCGCGTCGAACGTCCGGCGCGAATCGCGAAAGCGGCGGAGAACCGTGAACACATCGCCGTGAATCTGGTCGTAACGGGCCGGATCGAGCGCGTTGGCTTCGACGTTGGCGCGCGCAAGCTCGAGCGCGGAAGCCGACGTGTCGACGTCGACCACCGAAGCGGCGCCGCCGGCCAGCGCCGCCACCGAAAAACCGCCGGTGTATGCGAAGGCGTTGAGCACATCGCGTCCACGGCACCAGCGCGCGGCCGCTTCGCGCCCGCGGCGCTGGTCCAGGTAGAAGCCTGTCTTGTGCCCCTCGCGAACATCCACGCGATACCGGCAGCCGTTTTCGAGGATCGTGATCGCCGGCGGCGGCTCGATGCCGGCCAGCAGACCGCAGCTCGGCGCCAATCCTTCCTTGTCGCGAACGTCCGCGTCCGAACGCTCGTAGACGGACCGCACGCCGCGGATCGCGGCCAGCACCTGGACGATCTCGCGCTGCCAGCGATGCGTTCCAGCCGAAAGAAACTGGCACACGAGCGTATCGTCGTAACGGTCGACGACGAGCCCCGGCAGTCCGTCGGATTCGCCGTGGATCAGTCGGATCGCATTGTCTTCGCCGTTCCATCCCGGAAGGGCCGGAAGGGATCGTTCCTCGGCCGCCGCGTTCATGGCCGCGCCGGCCGCAGCGTCGTGATTGCCTGCGACGGCGCGGCGCAGCTCGATCGCACGTACGATACGTCGGCGAAAAAAATCCTCGTCGACGGCTTCGTCGTCGTCGAAGGTCCATACGCGGGCGCGAATCTGCGACTCGGGCGACCAGGCGGCCCTCGCAAGAAACTCGCCGCCGGTCGAGAACACATCCACGGTCTGGCCGGAGCTCGCGCGCTGCGGCTCTTCGAGGATTGCGCCCGAGAACACCCATGGATGGCGCCTCAGCAGCGATTTTTCCTTGCCGGGCGCGAGCCGGACGGCAGGATGATGGGAATCTGCCGTCACAGGAGTCAGGTTCGGATCACGAGGGCCCGCAGGCTACTCGAACACGTCTCCGCACTGGCACGCGCCGCTGACTTCGATGCAGCTCTGGCTGCCGGCGCACTGCCCGTAACAGTTGGGCGGCCCGGCAACGAAGCCGCACGACGCGAATGGTTCGAAGATCTGGCACACGCAGGCGCCGGAGTCTTCGATGCAGGCCGAGTCCGAATTGCCGCACGTGCCGTCGCAGTTCGGCGCGGTCGCCGCCGTGCAGTCGCGCGGCGGGCCGTGAACAGTGGTCGTGGTCGTCGTGGTCGGAGGCGGAGGTCCGATCACCGCAGGCGCGCAGATCGTCGACGTGCGCAGTGCAGTGACGGTCCGGGTTCCGAACTGGTCGCTCATCTCGAGCGATTCGGGCAGCGACTCGGACGGACAGCGCAGGCTGTAGCAGAGGAACGCGTTGGAGAGCTCGGCGCCGGGTACTTCGGCCGCCGGTGCGTCGGTTGCGAGCAGATCCTTCTCGACAGCGAAACAGAGCTGGCGGCTTTTGACCTTGATCGTGCAGTCGGCGTCGAGCCCGAATACCGAGTCATCGAGCGGTCGCAGATCGGCGGTCGCATGGAAGGACGAAGGGTCCTTGATCTTGTAGCACTTGAGATGGTCGTGAAGCGCGGCCGGGGCGGCCAGCGGAAAAGCGCACACGGCAAGCGTGGCGAACATCGCAATCGAACCGGCACGGTGAATCCGAAGCATTGGCGCCCCTCCCTGCAAACGGCATCGTCGAAGTCGGAGTGGCCGGCGGATGGTCGAGCGGACCGCGAGCAGTCGCGACGATGACGACGCGGGCGCACAATTGCTCACGTCCGGAGCGTTGTCCACCGGCTGCGGACGCGGGCTTTGCGCCCCGCGCATGCAGGGCGTGCTGCGACGGCCGGAGTCCGCTCGACGCGGTCTTGCGATCGAAACACGGCCCGCCATACTGCGCGCGATGGCGGGCGGCGACGCACAGAACCTCGATGCGCTCGCCGCGGCACTCGGCGTTACCCGCAGCTACCACGATGGAACAGGGCAGTTTCGTCGCGCATGCGACGAAGCGGTGCTCGCGGTCGTACGCGCGCTCGGTGCGCCGGTCGAACGCATCGAAGACGCCGGCGAGGCATTGCGGGCGGTCGAAGACCGCCACGCGCGCCCGTCGATGCCCGCGGTCGCGGCAATCGCCGAACGATCCGGTGGAGTCGTGCAGTTTCCGGCCTTGCGCGAATCGGCCGGCGGCGCGCGCGCAAACGCGACGCTCGTGCTCGAAAGCGGTGAGTCGCAACCGCTGCGCATCGCCGGCGCCGCGGCGCAGATTCCACGCGAGACTCCGGTCGGGCTCCATCACGTCGACGTCGAGCACGGCTCCGATCGGCTGCGCACGAACGTGCTCGTGTTTCCGGCGCATCTTCCGGAGATCGCGAGAAGCTGGTGCGTGTTCGCACCGCTTTATGCGCTGCGCGTCGATGGAAAGGTGCTCTCGACGTACGGCGACCTCGCAAAGCTTTCCGAATGGGTCGCAGGCGGCGCGAAGCGGAGCAGCCGCCATCGCGACACCACGCTCGTCGGCACGCTGCCGCTGCTCGCGTGTTTTTTCGAGGAGCCGTTCGAGCCGAGCCCGTACTCGCCGATCAGCCGCTCGTTCTGGAGCGAAGTCTATGTCGACCCGTCGGCTTCGCCGGAAGCGGTCGCCGGCCGATCCGCGGCGCCGATCGCCGGGGCTTCGGCCACACCATGCGCGGCTCCGTTTCGCGCCGATTATCGCCGCGCAATGCGCGAGCGCCGGCACGAGCTCGAGGCGCTGCTCGTCGCGCTCGATTCGCGCGGAGGCGTGCGCCGCGAAGCATTCGAACGGCTGCTCGAAGAAGACGGCGAGCTTGCCACCTACGCATCGTTTCGCGCTGCGGTCGAGCTATACGGCACCACGTGGGAACGCTGGCCGGCGCGCGCGCAGGCCGGCATGCTGCGCGCAGGCGTCGACTACGACGGCGAAGTCTTTCGCTATCACGCGTACGCACAGTGGCTGGCGCGCGAACAGCTCGAGCGCGCAGCGTCGCAGAGCCCGGCCGGGCTCTACCTCGATCTCCCTCTCGGATCGCACCCGGGCGGCTACGATACGTGGCGTTACAAAGAGGATTTTGCGTGCGGCGTCTCGGTCGGCGCACCGCCCGACGCAGTGTTCGCGGGCGGACAGGACTGGGGCTTCCCTCCCCTTCATCCCGAACGCGCGCGCCGCGGTGGATATGCAGCGCTGCGCGCGGCGCTGCGCCACCATTTCGCCCACGCGTCCCTCGTGCGTGTCGATCACGTGATGGGTCTGCACCGGTCGTTCTGGATTCCGAACGGTTTCTCCGCCGCGGACGGCGTCTACGTCCGATCACCAAAAGACGAGCTGTGGGCGCTGCTCGCGATCGCCGCGGCGCAGGCGCGCGGCGGACGCGGTGCCGCGGTCGTCGGCGAGGATCTCGGAACGGTTCCGGACGAGGTCCGCGACGAGATGAGGACGCGCGGCGCGCTGCGCATGCACGTCGTGCCGTTCGAATGTCACGGTGATCACTGTGCACCGATCGTCCCTGCACCTCGCGACACCCTCGCGTGCCTCGGCACGCACGACATGGAGCCGTTCGCGAGCTGGTGGGACGCACCGTCGACACGCCGGGACGAGATTGCCGCCGGCCTCGGTTGCGAAGCGACTGCCGCGGCCGTTCTCCCGCGGCTTCTTTCGTGGCTGGCCGCCGGCGATGCGACCGTGTCGTGCGTCAATCTCGAGGATCT contains these protein-coding regions:
- a CDS encoding rhomboid family intramembrane serine protease, which encodes MFPLRDDNPTFSTPVMTVTLVVANILAWFALQGAGSEPLLTRSVCSLGLIPGELLGLAPDGLQIQVSAGSVCEVNHASANWLSPILSMFLHGGWFHLLGNMWFLWIFGNNVEDSMGSARFIAFYLLCGLAAALAQTISNPASPIPMVGASGAIGGVMGAYASLYPRARVQMLIFLGFFVTRAAVPALVVLGYWFLLQVLGGIPTLQAEGGGVAFWAHVGGFAAGYVLSFVFRDPVRVAAHRRALGVYTR
- a CDS encoding class I SAM-dependent methyltransferase, translated to MTADSHHPAVRLAPGKEKSLLRRHPWVFSGAILEEPQRASSGQTVDVFSTGGEFLARAAWSPESQIRARVWTFDDDEAVDEDFFRRRIVRAIELRRAVAGNHDAAAGAAMNAAAEERSLPALPGWNGEDNAIRLIHGESDGLPGLVVDRYDDTLVCQFLSAGTHRWQREIVQVLAAIRGVRSVYERSDADVRDKEGLAPSCGLLAGIEPPPAITILENGCRYRVDVREGHKTGFYLDQRRGREAAARWCRGRDVLNAFAYTGGFSVAALAGGAASVVDVDTSASALELARANVEANALDPARYDQIHGDVFTVLRRFRDSRRTFDAIVLDPPKFADARAHLDKAARGYKDINLLALKLLRPGGILLTFSCSGQMTNELFQKIVADSAVDARRNVVIVEKLAQASDHPVLLAFPEGAYLKGLVCRAE
- a CDS encoding 4-alpha-glucanotransferase yields the protein MVERTASSRDDDDAGAQLLTSGALSTGCGRGLCAPRMQGVLRRPESARRGLAIETRPAILRAMAGGDAQNLDALAAALGVTRSYHDGTGQFRRACDEAVLAVVRALGAPVERIEDAGEALRAVEDRHARPSMPAVAAIAERSGGVVQFPALRESAGGARANATLVLESGESQPLRIAGAAAQIPRETPVGLHHVDVEHGSDRLRTNVLVFPAHLPEIARSWCVFAPLYALRVDGKVLSTYGDLAKLSEWVAGGAKRSSRHRDTTLVGTLPLLACFFEEPFEPSPYSPISRSFWSEVYVDPSASPEAVAGRSAAPIAGASATPCAAPFRADYRRAMRERRHELEALLVALDSRGGVRREAFERLLEEDGELATYASFRAAVELYGTTWERWPARAQAGMLRAGVDYDGEVFRYHAYAQWLAREQLERAASQSPAGLYLDLPLGSHPGGYDTWRYKEDFACGVSVGAPPDAVFAGGQDWGFPPLHPERARRGGYAALRAALRHHFAHASLVRVDHVMGLHRSFWIPNGFSAADGVYVRSPKDELWALLAIAAAQARGGRGAAVVGEDLGTVPDEVRDEMRTRGALRMHVVPFECHGDHCAPIVPAPRDTLACLGTHDMEPFASWWDAPSTRRDEIAAGLGCEATAAAVLPRLLSWLAAGDATVSCVNLEDLWLERERQNLPGSPAGDQSWQRQFARDFDDFARDPRIRELLDVARGAADPVREQAA